From Paenibacillus sp. FSL H8-0537:
AATTCAATTGGCGAATAGGATTCACGCCTTTTCAGCTCTACGCGCAGCGTTTTAAATTTAACTTTGAGTTCTTCAACCGTTTGCTCGTAAGGCTGTAAAAATAGATTCCAGTCTCGTCCATCCATCAGGGCCGCCTCCTTATCCTATCTATGGTCTGCGCCGATAGCCTCCGTTATGCTGCGGTAGCCATCTTTGCGCAGGCGCTCTTTCAAGCCGCTGGTCAATTCACGCAGCAAGCCTGGGCCCTTGTAGATTAGAGCCGTATATACTTCAACCAATGAGGCCCCAGCGCGGATTTTATCGTATGCATCAGCTGCGGTGAAAATGCCACCCGAGCCAATGATCGGCAGCTTACCCTCCGTTTGACGGTAAACCGCACGAATAACCTCTGTTGAACGCTCGCGCACCGGAACGCCACTGAGGCCGCCCATTTCCCCAGCATTCGAATGGGTAAGGCCCGTGCGTGAAACGGTCGTATTCGTCGCAATAATGCCGGAAACGCCGCTGTCCTTAATTGTCGCTACCGTCAGCTTAAGCTGCTCATCCGTCATGTCCGGAGCAATTTTGACCAATACTGGCTTCGCGCTTTTACCAGATTTCGACGCCTGCTGCCTGATTTCCTCCAAAACGGTATCAAGGAGCAGCCTCAGCTCATCCCCATGCTGCAACGCACGCAAATCCGGTGTATTGGGCGAGCTAATGTTGACGACAAAAAAATCGCCCTGTCCATACAGCGCCTGAATGCATAAGCGATAATCCTCATGAGCAAGCTCATTGGGCGTCACTTTGTTTTTTCCGATATTGACAGCAAGCGGGATGCGGTGTATTTTGCGCTTGTTCAGCCGCTCTGCCATCGCATCAACGCCATCATTATTGAAGCCCATTCGGTTAATCAGCGCTTCGTCAGGCGGAAGCCGGAACAGTCTCGGCTGCTCATTGCCTGGCTGGCTCTTCGGAGTTACCGTTCCTACTTCCATAAAGCCAAAGCCTATGCTGGAAAAGCCATCGGCTGCCTTTGCGTTCTTATCCAGCCCTGCCGCAAGCCCTATCGGATGCGGAAAATGAATGCCGAATAAATCCACAGCAAGCTCCGGCGTCTCATTTACCCCATACATCGCATGCATGATGCCCGTCATGCCCGGAACGCGCCCAGCAGCATGCAATCCATCTATAACCAAATGGTGAGCTTTCTCCGGATCCATGCGAAAAAATATCGGCTTACCTAATGAAGAATAAAGCAATTATACTCACTCCGATCTACAATAAATGTCCTACCCAATAGTGTAGCGTTTTTGCCCAGAAAAGAAAAGGGCAATACTGCTCCTTTGTTATTGCGGCTCTTTCCGAAAACGATTACAATATGACTATATTCCTTATTTATTAGAAAGAGGTTGATGGCCATGAGTTCACCCAAACGCAAACCACCCACAGTTAAAGCAAAAGCGCCCGAGGAAGTCAATAAGAAAGCACTTGTCTGGATAGGCGCCGCTATTGGAGTTGTCATTGTCGCCGTCACCGTTTTGTTGTTGGTTAGCGGTTAATCAGCCCAGCCAGTGATATACTTTACCGGGATTCGTCTCGTCCTGACTCGGATTCAGCTTGAAGCGCTCCTTGGATTCCGAAATTTCGGACGGCAGAGTCCCGTTTTTAATTTTGACGATCGTACCCATCGGCACCAGATCAAACAACTCCTCCACATCCTGTTTCCCCATACGAATGCATCCGAGCGATTCATCCTGTTCGAGGCTATCCGGCTCATCTGTGCCATGGATGGCATAAAGCGTACTGGAAAGCGTCATCCCCCTGCTGCCGAACTGGCCATTATCGCGCCCATTCGGATTTTTCACCTTCTCGCTAATATAAAAGCTGCCTTCCGGCGTTTTGTCGCCACCTAGCCCAACCTTGAAGCTGCGAACGATAATGTCGCCACTAACAACTGCTAGTCTGTAAGTGGATTTATCGACGACGATTTCAAGCGGCTTGCGCC
This genomic window contains:
- a CDS encoding quinone-dependent dihydroorotate dehydrogenase, with product MLYSSLGKPIFFRMDPEKAHHLVIDGLHAAGRVPGMTGIMHAMYGVNETPELAVDLFGIHFPHPIGLAAGLDKNAKAADGFSSIGFGFMEVGTVTPKSQPGNEQPRLFRLPPDEALINRMGFNNDGVDAMAERLNKRKIHRIPLAVNIGKNKVTPNELAHEDYRLCIQALYGQGDFFVVNISSPNTPDLRALQHGDELRLLLDTVLEEIRQQASKSGKSAKPVLVKIAPDMTDEQLKLTVATIKDSGVSGIIATNTTVSRTGLTHSNAGEMGGLSGVPVRERSTEVIRAVYRQTEGKLPIIGSGGIFTAADAYDKIRAGASLVEVYTALIYKGPGLLRELTSGLKERLRKDGYRSITEAIGADHR